Proteins encoded in a region of the Zea mays cultivar B73 chromosome 2, Zm-B73-REFERENCE-NAM-5.0, whole genome shotgun sequence genome:
- the LOC103647917 gene encoding zinc finger protein CONSTANS-LIKE 15-like: MSDADAAGSKEAPRCDYCMGLPAVVYCRADSARLCLPCDRHVHGANTVSTRHARAPLCARCRAAAATAVASPRGGGGGFVCADCYCLEKEDEEKGEEHRDPRPLHHDHDAVEEYAGCPSIAELAAILGVAGYDEKAAAAGGDVGWWSTWEEPQVVCLEDVVVPTTSCHGLHPLLAPPSPKNRSSGGELADVVIRQLEELAKSEAAAVAASYAELEPGDGEQLPPWASPELDIGAAADFGALDAADADAAWHDAATMAFAAVPSHEEQEAWIATACDVDARRAEVEVEEAREQAAPAPDEPCLSSFVDMSEIFPASVTLSSGGDVDNSGNKPDEETAPRPQLLATTALVPVTEKKGGYDVAHPDRGTVISRYKEKRKNRRFGKQIRYESRKARADGRMRIKGRFAKSGEV, encoded by the exons ATGTCCGACGCGGACGCGGCCGGCAGCAAGGAGGCGCCGAGATGCGACTACTGCATGGGCCTGCCGGCCGTGGTGTACTGCCGGGCCGACTCCGCGAGGCTGTGCCTGCCGTGCGACCGCCACGTGCACGGCGCCAACACGGTGTCCACCCGCCACGCCCGGGCGCCGCTCTGCGCCAGGTGCCGCgcagccgccgccaccgccgtcgcgtccccccgcggcggcggcggcggcttcgtCTGCGCCGACTGCTACTGCTTGGAGAAGGAGGACGAGGAGAAGGGGGAGGAGCACCGGGACCCGCGGCCGCTCCACCACGACCATGACGCGGTGGAAGAGTACGCCGGGTGCCCTTCGATCGCCGAGCTCGCGGCCATCCTCGGCGTCGCCGGGTACGACgagaaggcggcggcggcgggcggggaCGTCGGTTGGTGGTCCACCTGGGAGGAGCCCCAGGTGGTGTGCTTGGAGGACGTGGTCGTTCCTACCACATCTTGTCATGGCCTCCATCCGCTCCTCGCACCGCCGTCCCCAAAG AACCGGAGCTCCGGCGGTGAGCTGGCTGACGTGGTAATCCGGCAGCTGGAGGAGCTCGCCAAGTCGGAGGCGGCGGCCGTGGCGGCGTCTTACGCGGAGCTGGAGCCGGGTGACGGCGAGCAGCTGCCTCCATGGGCGTCGCCGGAGCTCGACATTGGAGCCGCCGCAGACTTCGGGGCTCTCGACGCTGCTGACGCTGACGCCGCCTGGCATGATGCAGCGACCATGGCTTTCGCAGCAGTGCCTTCCCACGAG GAGCAGGAGGCGTGGATCGCGACCGCCTGTGACGTCGACGCGCGCCGggcggaggtggaggtggaggaggcGCGCGAGCAGGCTGCTCCGGCGCCGGACGAGCCGTGCCTGTCCTCGTTCGTGGACATGTCGGAGATCTTCCCCGCCAGCGTCACGCTCAGCAGCGGCGGCGACGTGGACAATAGCGGCAACAAGCCAGACGAGGAAACGGCCCCGCGACCGCAGCTGTTGGCCACGACGGCGCTGGTGCCGGTGACGGAAAAGAAGGGCGGCTACGACGTGGCCCACCCCGACCGCGGCACGGTGATCTCGCGCTACAAGGAGAAGCGGAAGAACAGGAG GTTCGGCAAGCAGATCCGGTACGAGTCGCGCAAGGCCCGCGCTGACGGCCGGATGCGGATCAAGGGGCGGTTCGCCAAGTCCGGCGAGGTCTGA